The Methanoregula sp. genome includes the window TGCCGGGCATAGCTGACCTCTTCGGATTTCGAGGTGGATGCTTTTGCCTGGTCGTAGGTGTGCTGGACCTGCTGGTCTATGCGGCGGACTTCCGCGTGGATCTCTTCGACTTTCTTGTTCAGCTGGATCTCGGTGACCTTGAGCTCGTCAAGACTGAACGTATCGATGGGATTTCCTCCCCCGAAAAGAGAGGATAAAAATCCCACGGTTAACTCCCCTCGGTGTCCTTGCTCTCTAATTGTTTTTCCATGGACATCAGTTTCTGGGCATCCTCAACATCGATTGCACCCGTCTCGACACCGCTCCATGCATCGAGGAGCTGTTTCTCGGTATCGTCCGTGGACTGTTCAAGACTGGAATCGGACAGGGACATCTCAAAGACATTGTTGAGATTGTTGAGAACCTCTTCAAAGCTCTTGCCCTTCAGGTTCACGTTGATCAACGCATTCTCGAACTTTGAGGGTTCGATGTTGGTGATCTTTGACCAGATCGGGCTCTGTTTGAGTTCTTTCTCGTACTGCTTGACAATCACAAGGTTGGAGACAAACATGAACTGCTTGTGCATGGTCATGAACGCCTTGATCTTCAGCTGGGCCTGCATATCGAGGTGCTTGAGCTGCTGGGCGAGCATCTTCTTCTTGATCAGGTCAGCGCCAACACCCTGCTTGAAGAGATCCTTCTTCTGTTTCTCGATCTTCTGGATATCCTTCCGGGCAAGCTCAATGTGGTTCTGGAGCCGCATCTCCTCTTCCTTCAGCTCACGGGTTTTCAGCCGGTCGACAGAATTTCCTCGAATAAAGTCAAGAACTCCCATTGTGTATCCTCAACTCGATATTATAGACCTAGCTTTAAATAATTTGTTCAAAGCCGGGGATTTTATCAGGGACCGGAAAAGCAAAGAGAGGGGGTTATTAAAATTTTATGAGTTATTATTGCTCCTGAAAGGGAGGATTTAACCGGGTAGTCCCCTGTCTTTGGATATCCTGAAACAATTCGTAAGGAAAAGAACCCGTTATTACAGGTCGTACGGTTTTCCTCTCAATAAAAGTTCTCAAAAAGAATATTCCCGGGTATATGCATCATTTGAATAGATGGCCCTGAATAGTGTGCGCTTTTTATTTTACTTGTTTTACGTTTCTTAATTATCGCCGTAGTTCAGGAAAAAACCTGTTTTTCCGGCAACCGGACGATCTTTAAGTGGACCTTTGCAAGAATTAGCGGCAAAACCCTGATCGCGTTGCGATCTTTTTCTCTCTGGGTCTCCGGCAGTTTTTCCCACGGCACAAGGCAGTCATGCACCCGGTCGTAATCCGACCGGACCGGGCCGTAACGCCATCCCCGCTGCTGCTTCTCCTTCATCCACCGCTCGTGTTCAGGCACTGCAAGCAGTTCGACTTCCGCACCGGTGAACGCAAATGAGGGGCTGCCCTCACCAATGGCGATACTGATTGCGCAGTTGACTGCCGATAATTTCCGGGCAATATCTTCCGCCTGCTGGATATTGGTCTCCTTTAAATGAGGGAGGAGTTCGTGCCATGGCCGCATCGAGGGATTGCTGGCCTCGTCGATTCCTGCTTTTACCTGCTGGGCACGGTACTCTTCATGGATCGCCCGGGCAACCAGCTCGTGCGTACCGCGAACGCCCACGTCATAATATTTTTTCAGGAAATCCCGGATCTTCTCTGACTCGATCCAGCCATTATCGATACGGTCGATGATCGAATCGATCTGTTTTGCCTGGGTGACGATCTTCTCGGCACGTGCCTGATCCGCCATCCCGTCACAGAGGCCGATGATCA containing:
- a CDS encoding RyR domain-containing protein, whose product is MDTLNLVSEDMYRTLFDSLPAMVFITDTTGTLVWHNHFFSDFFALSGASATGKKVSALFHDNDGSSIDCAEVAASGMMRKGVMKSLRMPSSEEKTLKLDYFPQRDAAGEIRGVIGFGLDITEQVQMDQIKGHVYQQIEKNIEQFAILGDHLRNPLTVIIGLCDGMADQARAEKIVTQAKQIDSIIDRIDNGWIESEKIRDFLKKYYDVGVRGTHELVARAIHEEYRAQQVKAGIDEASNPSMRPWHELLPHLKETNIQQAEDIARKLSAVNCAISIAIGEGSPSFAFTGAEVELLAVPEHERWMKEKQQRGWRYGPVRSDYDRVHDCLVPWEKLPETQREKDRNAIRVLPLILAKVHLKIVRLPEKQVFS
- a CDS encoding chromosome assembly protein — protein: MGVLDFIRGNSVDRLKTRELKEEEMRLQNHIELARKDIQKIEKQKKDLFKQGVGADLIKKKMLAQQLKHLDMQAQLKIKAFMTMHKQFMFVSNLVIVKQYEKELKQSPIWSKITNIEPSKFENALINVNLKGKSFEEVLNNLNNVFEMSLSDSSLEQSTDDTEKQLLDAWSGVETGAIDVEDAQKLMSMEKQLESKDTEGS